A DNA window from bacterium contains the following coding sequences:
- a CDS encoding GlsB/YeaQ/YmgE family stress response membrane protein, which produces MSGVGIIGAILIGILAGWIAEKLMGRSHGLVTNLIVGVVGAFLGSFLATTLGIGTGSGILPSLLVATAGAVILLFIVGLVRRRSA; this is translated from the coding sequence ATGAGCGGTGTTGGTATTATCGGTGCGATCCTAATCGGCATCCTGGCCGGCTGGATCGCCGAGAAGTTGATGGGGCGCAGCCACGGCCTCGTCACCAATCTGATCGTCGGCGTCGTCGGCGCCTTCCTGGGCAGCTTCCTGGCCACGACCCTGGGAATCGGCACCGGCTCGGGCATCCTGCCCAGCCTGCTGGTCGCCACGGCGGGCGCAGTCATCCTGCTGTTCATCGTCGGACTGGTCCGCCGCCGTAGCGCCTAA